The Nocardia vinacea genome contains the following window.
CTGGGTCCGGATATCAGCTCCTCCGCTGCTACACAGGCACTTTCGCGCACCTTCGGCATCGCGTGGACCACCGAGTTGCTGACCGTCACCGCGACCGATCCCGGCCGCGCTCCGGTGAGCGTGCAGCCGAATACCGCGGTGGTCTGGGGCGCGAGCGCGGTGGCGGCCCGGGATTCCGCCGATCGGGCGGCGGCCGGGCTGCCGGTACCAGCAGGTGAGGCCGCGCGTGGGGCCACCGAGGCCGCGGCGCTGGCCGCGACCAATGGGGCGGGCGCGGGTTGGACCGCGACCGTCGGCGAGTCGACCATCCCGGTCGAGGACCTGGCTGGTGCGCATGGGCAGGCGGCGAAACTCCAGGAGTGGCTCAGCCTCGCGCTCGACGAACCGGAACTGCTGAAGGCCCTGGGCGCTACACCGCATCTCGGGGTCTTGATCACCGGCCCGGCCGGGGTCGGCAAGGCTACGCTGGCGCGTGCGGTGGCCGCGCCGCGGCGCATCGTCGAACTGGATGGTCCGACGGTCGGCGCGGCTGAAAGCGGTGCGCGGTTGCGCGAAGTCGCGGCCGCGGTGGCCGAAATCGGTAGCGGGCGAGGCGGAATCCTGCTCGTCACCGATATCGACGCACTGCTGCCCGCACCGGCCGAACCGGTCGCCACGCTGATCCTGGACCAGTTGCGCGCGGCGATCGCCGAGCCCTGCGTGACACTCCTGGCGACCACCGCGCATCCGGCCGGTATCGATCCGCGGCTGCGCGCACCCGATCTCTGCGATCGCGAACTCGCACTCGCGCTGCCGACCGCCGCCGTACGCAAGGCACTGCTCGAGCAGCTGTTGCGCAAGGTACCGACCAAGGATCTGAAACTCGACGAGATCGCCTCGCGCACACCCGGATTCGTAGTCTCAGACCTGGCCGCGCTGTGTCGGGAGGCGGCGCTGCGTGCGGCTTCGCGGGCCAGTAAACAACAGTCGGAACCGGAGCTGACCCAACCCGACCTGCTCGGCGCCACCGAGGTGATCCGGCCGCTATCGCGTTCCGGGACCGAGGAACTCGCGATCGGCAGCCTCAGCCTGGACGACGTCGGGGACATGGCCGAAACCAAAGAGGCGCTCACCGAAACCGTGCTCTGGCCGCTGCGCCACCCGGATTCGTTCGCCCGCCTCGGTATTCGTCCGCCGCGCGGCGTACTGCTCTACGGCCCGCCGGGCTGCGGTAAGACCTTCCTGATCCGCGCACTGGCCGGGACCGGTCAGCTCAGCGTGCATTCGGTCAAGGGCGCCGAGTTGATGGACAAATGGGTCGGCGCCTCCGAGCGTGCAGTGCGCGAATTGTTCCAGCGCGCACGCGATTCCGCGCCATCGCTGATCTTCCTGGACGAGGTGGACGCACTCGCGCCGCGCCGCGGTCAGAACAGCGACTCCGGCGTCGGTGACCGCGTGGTCGCGGCACTGCTCACCGAACTCGACGGCGTGGAACCGCTGCGCGATGTGGTGGTGCTCGGCGCGACGAACCGTCCGGAACTGATCGATCCCGCACTGCTTCGCCCCGGCCGATTGGAACGGCTGATCTTCGTGCCGCCGCCGGACGGCGACGCCCGACTGGAGATCCTGCGGGCCGCCGGGAAATCGGTGCCGCTGGCCGCCGATGTCGACCTGGCCGCGCTCGCCACCGATCTGGACGGCTATTCCGCGGCCGATTGCAGTGCGCTGCTGCGCGAAGCCGCATTTGCCGCGATGCGCCGCGATGTTGACGCCGCCGATGTCACCGCCGGGGATGTCGCGGCGGCCAGGGCGGCGGTGCGGCCGTCACTCGATGCCGAGCAGGTCGAGTCGCTGCGCCGGTACGCGGACAACCGCCGATAGCCGTTGCCGATCAGAGCAACCTTCCGGTAATTACTGTCTTCCTGCGTTTTCCGCAAATCCGACATATCCGGGCAATATGGGCGCAATCACATGCTCCCGCGTCGCGCGGGGGTAAGTTCGACGAGGTGCACAAGATCGGCAATGCGATCGACACGATCACGGCCTTCTTCGGGGCCGCGGTCGCGGGCGTCGCACTGTTCCTGCCGATCACCTTCAGTTGGAGCGCCGACAGCTCGCCGTATCGGTTGGCCAGCCTGAACAACAGCGTGCCGCGAAGTGCCGCGATCGGGGTGATCGTCGCGGTGGCCATCGCGGTGCTGGTGATCACCTTTCACAAGCCGCTGGTGGCATGGGCGGCGGCACTGTTCGGCGCGGTCGGCATCGACGTCAATCACTTTGCCGGACGCCATGTTTCCTCGACCGACCTGCTGACCACCCAGAACTATCTGGATTCGATCCTGGCCGGTGTGCTGCTCGGCGCCTTGGGCGCGGCAGTGCTGCGTCGACCGGGTCCGGCGGCCGGCTTCGTGATCGGCGCCGCCGGCTTCTTCGTCTACGGTGATCTCGCGGAACTGCTGGAGATCGCCGACGACGATCCGCACGCGGTGCTCGAGACACCGCCGCGCTGGCTCGTCAGCGTCGCGGTAGTACTGCTGATCGTCAGTGTGCTTCGCAATCGGTCCCAGCCCGAGGAATCGAAACCGCCGCGGATCGCCGTCGAACTTCCGGTCACGCCGATCCTGGCCTCGATGGTGCTGGCACTGGTGATCCTGGCCATTACCGAATGGCTGGCGCGGCAGTATCAACATGCGCCGAATGTCAGTCATGCGATCGAAATCGGGATGGCGGTCGCCGCGACGATCATCGCCGCCACCGCCGCGGCCATGCTGCTACCCGGACGCGACGGCACCGGGGTGTATCTGGCGGTGAGTCTGGTCGCCGCCACCGATGCGATCGGCGGGGATCCGCGGCCCGGGTGGAGCGTTGCCGCGCTGATCGCGGTCACCGCCGTCGGGCTGCTGATCGGGATTCGCCTGCCCTCGACATTCATCGCCATCCTGCTGATCACTGGACTCGCGGTATTCGCCCTGGTGAGATCCCCCGACCATCGCTATGCGACCGCGGCGGGCAGCGTGGCCCTGGCGCTCACGGCTGGTTACTGTTGCGGCACCGCGCGTCCCCGCTACGCACCGAGCGGAGTGCTCGCAATCTCGGCGCTGTACCTGCCGTCGATCATCACCGCATTGCCGCACGACACCGCCGAGTGGCCGCCGCACGGGGGCGCCGACCATCAAGCGCTGGTCGGCCGGACCGCGCTCGCGATAGTCTGCGGTTCGGCCCTCGGGCTGGTGGTGCTGCGCCGATTCCGGCCGCGCAGCCGACCCAAGCCGGGGCAATCCGTCGACGACGAAACGTTAGCGGACATATAGCCCACCAGCCCGGAGATGGCATACGCCATACTCGCTCGGCCGACGAAACCCCCAGGCTCCAAGTAGGATCATTCGGTATCACCCCGCCGCAACTACCCGACGGAGTGCAGTTTGCTCGGAATCCTGCTCGCGCTCGTGACAGCCGCACTTGCGGCACCGTTGTGCGTGCGGGCGTTGGGGCGCAACGGTTTCTACGTACTCGCGCTCGTCCCGTTCGGCTGTCTCGGCTGGGTGATCGCGAATTGGGGTAGAACACAGCGGGTTCGGGTCGGTTGGGCGCCGAGCATCGAAATGAATATCGAGCTGCGCTTCGATTCGCTGGCCGCCATCATGTCCGCGCTGGTGCTCGGCATCGGCGCGGTGATTCTCGCTTATTGCGCACGGTATTTCGAGGACGACGAACCGCGGTTGCCGGTGTTCGCGGCCCAGTTGGTCGCCTTCGCCGGGGCCATGTTCGGCCTGGTCACCAGCGATAATATGTTGCTGCTCTTCGTCTTCTGGGAAATGACGACGGTGTTGTCGTTCCTGTTGGTCGGCCACAATGCCGAACAGGCGGTGAGCAGGCGGGCCGCGATCCAGGCGCTCTTGGTGACCGGGGCGGGCGGGCTGGCGATGCTGGTCGGGATCATCATCCTCGGTCAGGTGAGCGGCAGTTATCTGCTGTCGGATCTGTTCGCCGGACCGCCTTCCGGCATCGCGGTAGATGTCGCGGTGGTGCTGCTGTTGGTCGGGGCATTGAGCAAATCGGCGATCGTGCCGCTGCACTTCTGGCTGCCGGGTGCGATGGCGGCGCCGACACCGGTGAGCGCGTACCTGCATGCGGCGGCCATGGTGAAGGCGGGTGTTTATCTGGTGGCGCGGTTGGCGCCGGTCTTCGCAGAAAGCCCGGCTTGGCATCCGCTGATCCTGACGCTCGGTGTGGCGTCGATGGTGCTCGCGGGATTGCGGTCGTTGCAGGTGACGGATCTGAAGCTGGTGCTCGCCTTCGGGACGGTGAGTCAGTTGGGGTTCCTGATCATGCTGGTCGGGCTGGGAACGCCGGATGCGGCACTGGCCGGGGCGACCTTGATCGTGGCGCATGCGCTGTTCAAGGCGTGTTTGTTCATGGTGGTCGGGATTATCGAGCACGGGGCCGGTACGCGGGATCTGCGGGAGTTGTCGGGGCTGGGGCGGCGTGCGCCGGTGCTGTGCGGGGTTGCGGTGCTGGCGGCGCTCAGTATGGCCGGGATTCCGCCGCTGGTGGGGTTCGTGGGCAAGGAAGGTGCGTTGGCCGCGGTGTTGGATGCCGATGTCCTCGGCGAACCGGCCAAGGCCGCGTTGGCCGTCGGTGTGGTGCTGGGATCCATGCTGACTGTTGGCTACAGCATTCGGTTCATTTGGGGAGCCTTTGCGGATAGGGAGGTGCTATCCCGTGGCGAGCCCGAGAGCGGAGATCTGCATGCTGACGGGGACCTGCACCTTGCGGAGCGCGGTTATGGTCACTGGCATGCGCCGGGAGCGCTGTTCACGGCTGCGCCCGGCTTGCTCGCGGTGGGGAGCCTGGTAGCCGGTCTCTGCGCACCATGGCTGGACGATCTATTGAATCCCTACGCGAAAACCCTTCCCGGCGTGCTCGATTCGCATCTCGTACTATGGCACGGCTTCAATGTTCCACTGGCACTGACGATCCTGATCACCTGCGCGGGCATCGTGGTTTTCCAGCTGCGCGGTCACATCGGCGAATCCGCGACCATGCTCGGCAATGCCGACCGCGCCTACGACGCCACCCTGCGGGCCATGGACCGGCTGTCACTGCGGATGACCGGTGCGGTGCAGCGCGGTTCGCTGCCGCTGAGTCAGGCGGCGATCCTGGTGACATTGATCCTGCTGCCGACGGTGCTGCTCGCGCTCGGCACGCACACCGGAGTTCGCCTGCGCCTGTGGGATTCGCCGTTCCAGGTCGCCATCGGCGCGATCATGGCCGTCATGGCGCTGGCCGCGACGGTGCTGCGCAACCGTTTGGCCGCCGTGCTCGTCGTCGGCGTCACCGGTTACGGCTGCGGTGTGATCTTCGCGCTGCACGGTGCGCCCGATCTGGCGCTGACCCAATTCCTGGTCGAGACACTGACTTTGGTGATCTTCGTACTGGTGCTGCGCGCCTTCCCGGCCGAAATCGACGAAAGCCGCACGGCCGCATTCAAAGTGCGTCGGGCGATCCTGTCGGCACTGGTCGGTGCGACGGTCGCGGTGCTGGCCGCCTTCGCCGTCGCGGCCCGCTCCACCGAACCCATCTGGCACCTGATCCCCGATGCCGCATACACATTCGGCGGCGGTAAAAATGCCGTCAATGTTCTGCTCGTCGATATCCGGGCCTGGGATACCCTCGGCGAGATCTCGGTGCTCGTCGTGGCCGCGACCGGTGTGGCATCGCTGGTATTCCGCAGCCGACGTTTCGGCAGCGCGCCGCGCGCGGCGGACTCCCCGGACTACGATCCGGACCTGATCAGCTGGTTGCCCGCGGGGCGGCTGGTGGGTCGGCGCGAACGATCGATGGTCCTGCAGGTCACCACCCGACTGGTCTTCCCGACCATCATGGTGCTGTCGGTGTACTTCTTCTTCTCCGGCCACAATGCGCCGGGCGGCGGTTTCGCGGGCGGACTGACCGCCGGACTAGCCCTGACGCTGCGCTATCTCGCGGGCGGCCGCTACGAACTCGGCGAGGCACTGCCCGTCGATGCGGGGCATTTGCTCGGCGGCGGGCTGGCGCTGGCCGCCGGAACCGCGAGCACCTCACTGCTGCTCGGCGCGCCGCCACTGTCGTCGGCGATCGTGGAAGTGACGCTGCCGGTGATCGGGCACGTCAAGGTGGTCACCGCATTGTTCTTCGATCTCGGCGTCTATCTCATCGTGGTCGGGCTGGTCCTGGACGTGCTGCGCAGCCTGGGCGCGCGCCTGGACAGCGAGCTGGCCACCGACGAGGACGAATCCACCTCGGCGCAAGGACGTTTCCAGTGAGTGCGAATCTGACCCTGCTGATCCTGATCGGGATTCTCGTCGCGTGCGGTGTCTATCTGATCCTCGAACGCGCGGTGTCGAAAATGCTGCTCGGCATGATCCTGTTCGGCAATGCGGTGAATCTGCTGATCCTGACCGTCGGCGGGCGGGACGGTCGGCCACCCATCCGTGGTGAGGGCAAAGAGGTGGCCGATCCGCTGGCCCAGGCGATGGTGCTCACCGCGATCGTGATCACCATGGGTCTCGCGGCCTTCGTGCTCGCCCTCGCCTATCGCTCCTACATCCTCACCACCACCGACACCGTGCAGAACGATCCGGAGGACGCCGAGGTCGCCGCCCGGCGCGAGGCAGAGGATCCGGCGCATTGAGTCTGCTGACCACGCTCGCGCCGCTACCGGTCCTGGTGCCCCTGCTCGGGGCGGCGGGCACGCTGGTGTTCGGGCGGCAGCCGCGCATCCAGCGCTCCGTCATGCTGTTCGTGCTGTCGGTCGTGGTGGCCATCTGCGGGATGCTGCTGTATCTGGTCGATCGCGACGGAACCACCGCGCTGCAGGTCGGCGGTTGGGGTACGCCGATCGGCATCACGCTGGTGGTCGATCGACTATCCGCGGCCATGCTGCTCGTCTCCGCGATCGTGCTGCTCGCGGTCTCGGTCTACGGTGCGGGCCAGAATATCCGTGACGGTGACGACCGCCAGCCGACCTCGATCTATCGACCGACCTATCTCGTACTCACCGCGGGTGTTTCGGCCGCATTCCTGGCCGGTGACCTGTTCAACCTGTTCGTCGGCTTCGAAATCCTGCTCGCCGCATCGTTCGTGCTGCTCACCGTCGGCGCGACCGCGGACCGGATCCGCGCCGGTATCGCGTATGTGATGGTCTCGATGGT
Protein-coding sequences here:
- a CDS encoding Na(+)/H(+) antiporter subunit C, which produces MSANLTLLILIGILVACGVYLILERAVSKMLLGMILFGNAVNLLILTVGGRDGRPPIRGEGKEVADPLAQAMVLTAIVITMGLAAFVLALAYRSYILTTTDTVQNDPEDAEVAARREAEDPAH
- a CDS encoding Na+/H+ antiporter subunit A, whose translation is MLGILLALVTAALAAPLCVRALGRNGFYVLALVPFGCLGWVIANWGRTQRVRVGWAPSIEMNIELRFDSLAAIMSALVLGIGAVILAYCARYFEDDEPRLPVFAAQLVAFAGAMFGLVTSDNMLLLFVFWEMTTVLSFLLVGHNAEQAVSRRAAIQALLVTGAGGLAMLVGIIILGQVSGSYLLSDLFAGPPSGIAVDVAVVLLLVGALSKSAIVPLHFWLPGAMAAPTPVSAYLHAAAMVKAGVYLVARLAPVFAESPAWHPLILTLGVASMVLAGLRSLQVTDLKLVLAFGTVSQLGFLIMLVGLGTPDAALAGATLIVAHALFKACLFMVVGIIEHGAGTRDLRELSGLGRRAPVLCGVAVLAALSMAGIPPLVGFVGKEGALAAVLDADVLGEPAKAALAVGVVLGSMLTVGYSIRFIWGAFADREVLSRGEPESGDLHADGDLHLAERGYGHWHAPGALFTAAPGLLAVGSLVAGLCAPWLDDLLNPYAKTLPGVLDSHLVLWHGFNVPLALTILITCAGIVVFQLRGHIGESATMLGNADRAYDATLRAMDRLSLRMTGAVQRGSLPLSQAAILVTLILLPTVLLALGTHTGVRLRLWDSPFQVAIGAIMAVMALAATVLRNRLAAVLVVGVTGYGCGVIFALHGAPDLALTQFLVETLTLVIFVLVLRAFPAEIDESRTAAFKVRRAILSALVGATVAVLAAFAVAARSTEPIWHLIPDAAYTFGGGKNAVNVLLVDIRAWDTLGEISVLVVAATGVASLVFRSRRFGSAPRAADSPDYDPDLISWLPAGRLVGRRERSMVLQVTTRLVFPTIMVLSVYFFFSGHNAPGGGFAGGLTAGLALTLRYLAGGRYELGEALPVDAGHLLGGGLALAAGTASTSLLLGAPPLSSAIVEVTLPVIGHVKVVTALFFDLGVYLIVVGLVLDVLRSLGARLDSELATDEDESTSAQGRFQ
- a CDS encoding AAA family ATPase; translation: MAELALTARLNPSAADARRGVVRLHPEALTALGLREWDGIALIGARRTAAVVGVAPAGTPAGVALLDDVTLSNAGLREDANVVVSPATVYGAKQISVSGSVHATRTIPAATLRQALLGKVVTIGDAVSLLPRDLGPDISSSAATQALSRTFGIAWTTELLTVTATDPGRAPVSVQPNTAVVWGASAVAARDSADRAAAGLPVPAGEAARGATEAAALAATNGAGAGWTATVGESTIPVEDLAGAHGQAAKLQEWLSLALDEPELLKALGATPHLGVLITGPAGVGKATLARAVAAPRRIVELDGPTVGAAESGARLREVAAAVAEIGSGRGGILLVTDIDALLPAPAEPVATLILDQLRAAIAEPCVTLLATTAHPAGIDPRLRAPDLCDRELALALPTAAVRKALLEQLLRKVPTKDLKLDEIASRTPGFVVSDLAALCREAALRAASRASKQQSEPELTQPDLLGATEVIRPLSRSGTEELAIGSLSLDDVGDMAETKEALTETVLWPLRHPDSFARLGIRPPRGVLLYGPPGCGKTFLIRALAGTGQLSVHSVKGAELMDKWVGASERAVRELFQRARDSAPSLIFLDEVDALAPRRGQNSDSGVGDRVVAALLTELDGVEPLRDVVVLGATNRPELIDPALLRPGRLERLIFVPPPDGDARLEILRAAGKSVPLAADVDLAALATDLDGYSAADCSALLREAAFAAMRRDVDAADVTAGDVAAARAAVRPSLDAEQVESLRRYADNRR